A window from bacterium encodes these proteins:
- the tmk gene encoding dTMP kinase, whose translation MALFITFEGGEGSGKTTQIRKLEAALAARGLPVLATREPGGTETGREIRRILLDEKNGHLAPWTELLLYAADRAQHVAETIRPALSQGKIVLCDRFTDATVAYQGFGRGLDLKLIRSLNELATQGLKPDLTFLLDLPVSLGLKRAKARLEATGKSEGRFEAEAESFHEKIRRAYLQLAQEELRRFVLIDADAEIDEIHRRILAATEARLGSGR comes from the coding sequence ATGGCCTTATTCATCACCTTCGAGGGCGGCGAGGGCAGCGGCAAAACCACCCAGATCCGCAAGCTGGAAGCGGCCTTGGCCGCCCGCGGCCTGCCGGTGCTGGCCACCCGCGAGCCCGGCGGCACCGAGACCGGCCGCGAGATCCGCCGCATTTTGCTCGATGAAAAGAACGGCCATCTCGCGCCTTGGACCGAGCTGCTGCTCTACGCCGCCGACCGGGCCCAGCACGTCGCCGAGACCATCCGGCCGGCTTTGAGCCAGGGCAAGATCGTGCTCTGCGACCGCTTCACCGACGCGACGGTGGCCTATCAGGGCTTCGGTCGGGGCCTGGACCTGAAACTGATTCGGAGCTTGAACGAGCTGGCCACCCAGGGCCTTAAGCCCGACCTCACCTTCCTGCTCGATTTGCCGGTCAGCCTCGGACTGAAGCGGGCCAAGGCCCGGCTCGAGGCGACCGGAAAAAGCGAGGGCCGCTTCGAGGCCGAAGCCGAGTCCTTCCATGAAAAAATCCGGCGGGCTTATCTCCAATTGGCCCAGGAAGAACTGCGGCGCTTCGTTTTGATCGATGCCGACGCCGAAATCGACGAGATCCACCGTCGAATCCTCGCGGCGACCGAGGCCCGGCTCGGGAGCGGACGATGA